A portion of the Meriones unguiculatus strain TT.TT164.6M chromosome 11, Bangor_MerUng_6.1, whole genome shotgun sequence genome contains these proteins:
- the LOC110551022 gene encoding olfactory receptor 2M3-like, with amino-acid sequence MSEVLWNHSSLSGFILAGLFSHSTYDSFFFSLVLLAFGTAVLGNTLLLMLIQAERCLHIPMYFFLSQLSIMDLTMTCTVVPKMAADFLSGRKLISLWGCASQIFLVVTVGGAECFLLAVMAYDRYMAVCHPLRYPVLMNWKACSFLALASWMGGMADSVIDVGVVFSFPYCGSLEVDHFCEVPALLRLSCADTSLFEDLIYACCVVMLLLPLGIIVASYARVLTAVIRMPSTEGKQKALTTCSSHLAVVGLYYGGAIFSYMQRASARTPMGDRATSIFYTILTPMFNPLIYSLRNREVTSALRKMLGRWGM; translated from the coding sequence ATGTCAGAGGTGCTCTGGAACCATTCCTCCCTGTCTGGCTTTATCCTTGCAGGCCTGTTCAGCCACTCAACTTAtgactccttcttcttctccttggtGCTTCTGGCCTTTGGGACTGCCGTGCTTGGTAACACCCTCCTCCTGATGCTCATCCAGGCAGAAAGATGCCTGCACATCCCTATGTACTTCTTTCTCAGCCAGCTCTCCATCATGGATTTGACTATGACATGCACAGTGGTGCCCAAGATGGCAGCCGACTTTCTCTCAGGCAGGAAGCTCATCTCCCTGTGGGGCTGTGCATCACAGATCTTCCTTGTGGTCACAGTAGGAGGAGCTGAGTGCTTCCTCTTGGCAGTCATGGCCTATGACAGATACATGGCTGTCTGCCACCCACTGAGGTACCCAGTGCTCATGAACTggaaagcctgctcttttctggcctTGGCATCCTGGATGGGTGGGATGGCAGACAGTGTGATTGACGTGGGTGTGGTCTTCAGCTTCCCCTATTGTGGATCTTTAGAGGTGGACCACTTCTGTGAGGTCCCTGCCCTGTTGCGCCTCTCCTGTGCTGACACCTCACTATTTGAGGACCTCATCTATGCATGCTGTGTGGTAATGTTATTGCTTCCTCTTGGGATCATTGTGGCTTCCTATGCTCGGGTCCTCACAGCTGTGATTAGGATGCCCTCCACTGAGGGGAAACAGAAGGCCCTCACCACATGCTCTTCCCACCTGGCTGTGGTGGGCCTCTACTATGGGGGAGCCATATTTAGCTACATGCAGCGGGCCTCAGCCAGAACACCAATGGGAGACAGAGCCACCTCCATCTTCTACACAATCCTCACCCCAATGTTCAACCCACTCATTTACAGCCTGAGGAATAGGGAAGTAACCAGTGCCCTGAGGAAGATGTTGGGGAGGTGGGGCATGTAG